In Perca flavescens isolate YP-PL-M2 chromosome 7, PFLA_1.0, whole genome shotgun sequence, the following proteins share a genomic window:
- the LOC114558516 gene encoding amphoterin-induced protein 3, which produces MTSRLYQGPLLVLLCLIHGTEESCPSVCLCVSDTVSCSSSGLAKLPLSLPSFSVTLDISHNHLSWLGAGSFKRMPRLENLRMTHNQLGSLGHGVFRNASGLRHLDLSSNKLHVVEQHYFQGLWRLEELLLFNNKITQVEAGTLSGLSSLKKAYFSLNQITHFPFFSIQDHTHPFLTMLDLSSNRLSRLPWEDVKALPGLVQRGLYLHNNSLICDCSMYSVFWHWDLRGYDALKDFTEEHTCTTYGNPRASIRFLQQSRFFHNCTVESAVSLPVTVLLSNVLVSEGEGVRLDCQTSLSSTDLSFTWLSPSKGYITQTTINDTLISLFPNGTLEIQATKVNDSGLYVCTAVDIKQALNATREVNVTVLLPAAESFNTGYTTLLGCLVTTICILIYLYMTPCRCSCCKQPIPPAIPIATYDPSTLTSVFSPSTRSQHKIQTDKHVAFVEPIISEEGTEWIPEG; this is translated from the coding sequence ATGACCTCCAGACTGTATCAAGGCCCTCTCCTGGTGCTGCTCTGTCTCATCCACGGCACTGAGGAGTCCTGTCCctctgtgtgcctctgtgtatCTGACACCGTGAGCTGTAGCTCCAGTGGTCTGGCCAAGTTACCCTTGTCCCTGCCCTCCTTCTCGGTCACCCTTGACATCAGCCACAACCATCTGTCCTGGCTGGGTGCGGGCAGTTTCAAAAGGATGCCTAGATTGGAAAACCTCCGGATGACCCACAACCAGCTGGGCTCCCTGGGCCATGGGGTATTTCGCAACGCCTCCGGCCTCAGGCACCTTGACCTGTCCTCCAACAAGCTGCATGTGGTGGAGCAACACTACTTCCAGGGGCTGTGGAGGCTGGAGGAGCTTCTTCTCTTCAATAATAAGATCACACAGGTGGAGGCCGGCACATTGAGCGGCCTGAGCAGCTTGAAAAAGGCCTACTTCAGCCTCAACCAGATCACACACTTCCCGTTCTTCTCCATCCAAGACCACACTCACCCTTTCCTGACCATGCTGGACCTCTCGTCCAACCGTCTGAGCCGTCTGCCATGGGAGGATGTGAAAGCTTTGCCCGGGTTGGTGCAGCGGGGGCTGTACCTCCACAACAACTCTCTGATCTGTGACTGCTCCATGTACAGCGTTTTCTGGCATTGGGATCTCAGGGGTTACGACGCACTGAAGGACTTTACTGAGGAGCACACTTGCACCACCTATGGGAACCCACGAGCGTCCATCCGGTTTCTGCAACAGTCCCGCTTCTTCCACAACTGCACTGTGGAAAGCGCTGTCTCACTGCCAGTGACCGTGCTCCTCTCCAACGTGTTGGTTTCAGAGGGAGAAGGAGTGCGTCTGGACTGCCAAACGTCCCTGAGTAGCACAGACCTCTCATTTACATGGCTCTCCCCCAGCAAGGGGTACATCACCCAGACTACCATTAATGACACGCTAATTAGCCTATTTCCTAATGGTACCTTGGAGATCCAAGCAACCAAGGTCAATGACTCAGGTTTGTACGTGTGCACAGCTGTGGATATTAAACAGGCACTGAACGCGACCCGGGAGGTGAACGTGACGGTGTTGCTGCCTGCAGCAGAGTCATTCAACACTGGCTACACAACGTTGCTGGGCTGTTTGGTGACCACGATCTGCATCCTCATATACCTCTACATGACTCCGTGTCGCTGCAGCTGCTGTAAACAGCCCATACCGCCAGCTATCCCAATTGCGACTTACGACCCCAGCACCCTAACTTCCGTTTTCTCCCCCTCCACTAGATCCCAGCACAAAATCCAAACTGACAAGCATGTAGCATTCGTGGAGCCAATAATAAGTGAAGAAGGAACAGAATGGATACCTGAAGGTTGA